A window of Haliscomenobacter hydrossis DSM 1100 contains these coding sequences:
- a CDS encoding VOC family protein, protein MPINIQTPGIHHIALRCTDLERSKAFYHGTLGFPIALEVPNLFIFVAGGTFIGVRGPAEEEGAKVFSPFNVGIDHLALGCTDEGELQRVAKALSEANVENTGVKFDATLGKNYVAFKDPDRIAWEYYMV, encoded by the coding sequence ATGCCAATCAACATCCAAACTCCCGGAATTCACCACATCGCGCTGCGTTGTACGGATCTGGAGCGTTCCAAAGCATTTTACCACGGCACCCTGGGTTTTCCCATTGCGCTGGAAGTGCCCAATTTGTTCATTTTTGTTGCGGGCGGTACCTTCATTGGTGTACGCGGCCCCGCCGAAGAAGAAGGAGCCAAAGTGTTTAGTCCATTTAATGTAGGGATCGACCATCTGGCTCTGGGCTGTACCGATGAAGGGGAATTACAACGGGTTGCCAAAGCCCTTAGCGAGGCGAATGTTGAAAACACTGGAGTGAAATTTGATGCTACCCTCGGCAAAAATTATGTCGCATTTAAAGATCCGGATCGCATTGCCTGGGAGTACTACATGGTTTAA
- a CDS encoding tetratricopeptide repeat protein → MKKIIFLKLLFVLITVNVYSQSHTLDSLQKVLITQKEDTNKINTLNEIRIYYSKKNDGKKALQYAKEALALSEKIGFNKGRIRGYWNVGNIYYTQSNQSEYIKYLSAGLQLSIKIKDRRNAALFSRNLAIVYADKIGNSAEALKLNFISLKQFEALNDKAEIAQAYNNIGFINANQKNYPEALQNYQLSLKVREEIDEKWGIAQSFINIGDIYLRLGNFDLAFKNTFKGLELFKRPDLKLPRWGLPFAYLSLANIYLKKGDAINKEKGTEAAEGSYTDALNHYLLAQRSYNSINNKAVANSLLIEIGNTYLKLNKIHLADSLLRQGLKYLEETDGYLEEKRDGYLYISSVNSKMGNWKDAFTHYHQYIIYRDSFFNEENTKKLTAFQMQFDFDEKEALAKAKQAEEVANLKANSLKAELMLLSETQKLRQKNAENEYKRRNLEQQNTQNQLQRKIEAQQFQQEKLRTESKNRFRMYTLISALGIFLLVALMLFLNNRSKQKANTLLQNQKEEINAQKIILEQTLTTLKSTQAQLIQSEKLASLGELTAGIAHEIQNPLNFVNNFSELSAELAQELKEEVEKPESDKALIIDLANDLASNQQKINHHGQRASSIVKGMLEHSRTNTGVKEPTDLNALADEYLRLSYHGLRAKDSTFNATLETHTLIQICRWFPSFRKTSGGCC, encoded by the coding sequence ATGAAGAAAATAATTTTTCTCAAGTTGTTATTTGTCCTGATTACCGTGAATGTGTACAGCCAAAGTCATACACTGGATTCCTTGCAAAAAGTATTAATCACTCAAAAAGAAGATACGAACAAGATCAATACGTTAAATGAAATTAGAATCTATTATAGTAAAAAAAATGACGGCAAAAAAGCTTTGCAATACGCCAAAGAAGCCCTGGCGCTTTCCGAAAAAATAGGCTTCAACAAAGGCCGAATAAGAGGATATTGGAACGTTGGGAACATATATTATACCCAATCCAATCAGTCAGAATACATCAAGTACCTTTCAGCTGGACTACAACTAAGCATAAAAATCAAAGATCGCCGAAATGCAGCTTTATTTTCGAGGAACCTGGCAATAGTCTATGCTGACAAAATAGGAAATTCTGCTGAAGCATTAAAACTTAACTTTATCTCTTTAAAGCAGTTTGAGGCATTAAATGACAAAGCGGAAATTGCACAAGCATACAACAACATCGGATTTATAAACGCAAATCAAAAGAATTATCCCGAAGCACTGCAAAACTACCAACTCTCCCTGAAAGTACGGGAAGAGATTGATGAAAAATGGGGCATCGCACAGTCCTTTATTAACATTGGAGACATCTACTTAAGGCTAGGAAATTTTGATTTAGCTTTTAAAAATACGTTTAAAGGTTTGGAACTATTTAAACGCCCAGACCTTAAATTACCCCGTTGGGGATTGCCCTTTGCCTACCTCAGTTTAGCAAACATTTACCTAAAAAAAGGGGATGCAATAAATAAAGAAAAAGGCACCGAAGCTGCTGAAGGTAGCTATACTGATGCACTGAATCATTACCTCTTGGCACAAAGATCATACAATAGCATCAACAATAAAGCAGTTGCCAATAGCTTACTTATTGAAATTGGCAATACCTACCTGAAGTTAAACAAAATTCACTTGGCTGATTCACTATTGAGGCAGGGATTGAAGTACCTGGAAGAAACAGATGGCTATTTAGAAGAAAAGCGAGATGGTTATTTATATATTTCGAGCGTGAACAGCAAAATGGGCAACTGGAAAGACGCATTCACCCATTATCATCAATACATTATTTATCGAGATAGTTTTTTTAATGAAGAAAACACCAAAAAATTAACGGCGTTTCAAATGCAATTTGACTTTGATGAAAAAGAAGCATTGGCAAAAGCGAAACAAGCGGAAGAAGTAGCCAATTTGAAAGCCAATAGCCTGAAAGCTGAATTAATGCTCCTCTCAGAAACCCAAAAACTAAGGCAAAAAAATGCAGAAAATGAATACAAACGCCGAAATCTGGAACAACAGAATACCCAAAACCAGCTTCAACGTAAAATAGAAGCACAACAATTTCAACAAGAAAAACTAAGAACAGAATCGAAGAACAGATTTAGGATGTATACTTTAATCTCTGCATTAGGCATCTTTTTATTGGTCGCTTTGATGCTATTTCTGAATAATCGCAGCAAACAAAAAGCGAATACATTATTACAAAATCAAAAAGAAGAAATCAATGCACAAAAAATCATTCTGGAACAAACCCTCACAACCCTCAAATCCACTCAAGCCCAACTCATTCAATCCGAAAAACTCGCCTCTCTCGGTGAACTCACCGCGGGCATTGCCCACGAAATTCAAAACCCGCTGAATTTTGTCAATAACTTCTCCGAACTCAGCGCGGAACTCGCGCAGGAACTCAAAGAAGAAGTAGAAAAACCCGAATCAGATAAAGCCCTCATCATCGATTTGGCCAATGATTTGGCATCAAACCAGCAAAAAATCAACCACCACGGCCAACGCGCCTCCTCCATTGTCAAAGGTATGCTTGAACACTCGCGGACGAACACAGGGGTAAAAGAACCGACCGACCTCAACGCCCTCGCCGATGAATATCTGCGCTTGTCTTACCATGGCCTGCGCGCTAAAGACAGTACCTTTAACGCTACTTTGGAAACGCACACTTTGATCCAAATTTGCCGCTGGTTTCCGTCATTCCGCAAGACATCGGGCGGGTGCTGTTGA
- a CDS encoding ATP-binding protein, giving the protein MKKLNLVVYLCLFQIALLAQYSTQAIHFDSLTRELKQAKTDTARRDLLFQRGLANQFVDAKQSQADFRAAMRVSRAIGDEDRLLGDLLTLGYSYAMTGEPVKSIHLLQEALRYIEKKKEDASMALAFLANNYEAQGDLQRALHYARQSYQEYEARLKRKLFLDNRGYPAGPMRLGQLFEKLGQRDSAMYYAQVAQRRIQEIPLEGWFPYFYCQICNLLGKLYLQSNQTQEALQYFRTGLREGIRADFPSAINESKLSLAKYYAQVNRLDSAIHHATEAYLGASKIRGFEVMQAAANSLRKTYEQQGNYAKALYYNDLSVAARDSVSGAEKVREVQNLTFKEEQRQQKILQEIETKRIAYQNRVKMYSLLGVLLGALLLAFILYRNNQHKQRANALLQAQKEEIDSQKTQLQSSLETLKSTQAQLIQSEKLASLGELTAGIAHEIQNPLNFVNNFSELSAELAQELKEEVEKIELDKALIIDLANDLASNQEKINHHGQRASAIVKGMLEHSRTSTGVKEPTDLNALADEYLRLAYHGLRAKDSSFNATLETHFDPDLPLVSVVPPDIGRVLLNLINNAFYTVQQRASVGVTSSHADTVYQPTVTISTQKIDNQILIKVKDNGNGIPEAIRDKIFQPFFTTKPTGQGTGLGLSLAYDIVTKGHGGTLKAQSTENEGTEFILSLPVLV; this is encoded by the coding sequence ATGAAAAAGCTGAACTTAGTGGTTTATCTATGTTTGTTCCAAATTGCTTTGCTGGCTCAATACAGCACTCAAGCAATACACTTCGACAGTTTGACCCGTGAACTGAAGCAAGCCAAAACAGATACCGCGCGGCGTGATTTACTCTTTCAAAGGGGTTTGGCCAACCAGTTTGTCGACGCCAAACAATCTCAAGCAGATTTTAGGGCGGCAATGCGCGTTTCCAGAGCAATTGGGGACGAAGATCGATTGTTGGGTGACCTGCTCACGCTTGGGTATAGTTACGCTATGACCGGGGAACCCGTAAAGTCTATTCACCTACTCCAGGAGGCCCTGCGTTATATTGAGAAAAAAAAGGAAGATGCCAGTATGGCCCTGGCATTTTTGGCCAACAATTACGAAGCGCAGGGTGACCTGCAGCGCGCACTCCATTACGCCCGCCAATCATACCAGGAATACGAAGCCCGCCTGAAAAGGAAGCTATTCTTAGACAACAGAGGCTACCCGGCTGGCCCCATGCGTTTGGGGCAGCTCTTCGAGAAACTGGGGCAGCGGGATTCTGCGATGTACTACGCACAGGTTGCCCAGCGCCGCATCCAGGAAATTCCCCTCGAAGGCTGGTTTCCTTACTTTTACTGCCAGATTTGTAATTTGTTGGGCAAACTCTACCTGCAATCCAATCAAACCCAGGAGGCCTTGCAGTATTTCCGCACAGGTTTGCGTGAAGGCATCCGCGCCGATTTCCCTAGCGCGATCAACGAAAGTAAATTAAGTTTGGCCAAATATTATGCCCAGGTCAATCGCCTAGATTCCGCCATCCATCACGCGACAGAGGCCTATCTTGGTGCCAGCAAAATTCGGGGCTTTGAGGTGATGCAAGCGGCAGCCAATTCGCTGCGCAAAACCTACGAACAGCAGGGCAATTATGCCAAAGCGCTGTACTACAACGACCTATCTGTAGCGGCCCGCGACAGTGTATCCGGTGCCGAAAAAGTGCGCGAGGTGCAGAACCTGACCTTCAAAGAAGAACAAAGGCAGCAAAAAATTCTACAGGAAATTGAAACAAAGCGGATCGCTTATCAAAATCGGGTGAAAATGTACAGCTTGTTGGGCGTCTTGTTGGGTGCACTTTTGCTGGCCTTCATTCTGTACCGCAACAACCAACATAAGCAACGTGCCAACGCCTTACTGCAGGCACAGAAAGAAGAGATCGACAGCCAAAAAACACAATTGCAAAGCTCGCTGGAAACCCTCAAATCCACCCAAGCCCAACTCATCCAATCCGAAAAACTCGCATCTTTGGGTGAACTCACCGCAGGCATTGCCCACGAAATTCAAAACCCGCTGAATTTTGTCAACAACTTTTCGGAGCTCAGCGCCGAACTCGCGCAAGAACTCAAGGAAGAAGTTGAAAAAATAGAATTGGACAAAGCACTGATCATCGATTTGGCCAACGATTTGGCATCAAACCAGGAAAAGATCAACCACCACGGCCAACGCGCCTCCGCCATCGTCAAAGGCATGCTCGAACACTCGCGGACAAGTACCGGCGTAAAAGAACCCACCGACCTCAATGCCCTGGCGGACGAATACCTCCGTCTGGCGTATCATGGGCTGCGGGCCAAGGACAGTAGTTTCAATGCTACGCTGGAAACGCATTTTGATCCTGATTTGCCCTTGGTTTCTGTCGTTCCGCCAGACATTGGGCGGGTGCTGCTGAATTTGATCAACAATGCTTTTTATACTGTGCAACAGCGGGCGAGTGTCGGCGTGACTTCAAGTCACGCCGACACTGTGTACCAACCCACCGTCACCATTTCCACTCAGAAAATTGACAATCAAATCCTGATTAAGGTGAAGGACAACGGCAACGGCATCCCCGAAGCCATCCGCGACAAAATCTTCCAGCCGTTTTTCACCACCAAACCCACCGGACAGGGCACGGGTTTAGGGCTGAGTTTGGCCTATGACATTGTGACCAAAGGGCATGGGGGAACCCTTAAAGCACAGTCAACCGAAAATGAAGGAACTGAATTTATCCTATCTCTTCCCGTTCTCGTTTAA
- a CDS encoding sensor histidine kinase, which yields MLLNLINNAFYAVAERSRSTVQQRASVGVTSSHADTMYQPTITVSTQKIDRQILIKVKDNGSGIPEAIKDKIFQPFFTTKPTGQGTGLGLSLAYDIISKGHGGTLSVETIEGEGTTFVITLMFVH from the coding sequence GTGCTGTTGAATTTGATCAATAACGCGTTTTATGCGGTTGCTGAGCGAAGCCGAAGCACGGTGCAACAGCGGGCGAGTGTCGGTGTGACTTCGAGTCACGCCGACACTATGTACCAACCAACTATCACCGTTTCTACCCAAAAAATTGATCGTCAAATCCTGATTAAGGTAAAGGACAACGGCAGCGGCATTCCCGAAGCCATCAAAGACAAAATCTTTCAGCCGTTTTTTACGACGAAGCCGACGGGGCAAGGCACGGGTTTGGGATTGAGTTTGGCGTATGACATTATCAGTAAAGGACACGGTGGAACACTAAGCGTGGAGACAATAGAAGGGGAAGGAACCACTTTTGTAATCACCCTGATGTTCGTGCACTAG
- a CDS encoding tetratricopeptide repeat protein: MMRKKKAEPKRQTLITTIDGLNEKAWKLRVADSTQAFELSSEALRLSEKIQYQKGKAEGLRTFGFCHIRIAQYQEALSLLNQAYQLFVSFKDIRNQAVIHEYYGIIYRSFGNYAASLEELYKALTLSREANFQEEETLSLYHLSITYKYLGDLNNALEHALQGLPIARAIQEIMPESYHLNCIGGVYAEMGRFEEALDYYQQSLVLRQTIGDLWGVAGCYDNLGNIYLQQGKYQEALDHCLQSLAITEKTGDQKGRGNTLFNTGRIYAEWQDYANALHYLQRSLQIREAVGDKKGRAEIYCFLGALYEGSAFAQANLQQSLECLQQALTLAEEIQAKDILYKIHHNLSKTYKHAGDLALALLHYEKYAELEKEVNNETVQQRILNMQITHQVAQSQKESEIFRLKNVELAQLVEEVNQQKAQIEQALEHLKATQAQLIQSEKLASLGELTAGIAHEIQNPLNFVNNFSELNTELIDELTEELEQGNKDDAITIAKNIKGNEQKIAHHGQRASSIVKGMLEHSRTNTGVKEPTDLNALADEYLRLAYHGLRAKDNSFNATMETHFDPDLPLVSVIPQDIGRVLLNLINNAFYAVAERSRSTVQQRASVGVTSSHADTMYQPTITVSTQKIDRQILIKVKDNGNGIPEAIKDKIFQPFFTTKPTGQGTGLGLSLSYDIVVKGHGGTLEVESAQSQSTEFLIKFPI, translated from the coding sequence ATGATGCGAAAAAAAAAAGCGGAACCAAAGCGTCAGACACTGATCACCACGATCGATGGCTTAAATGAAAAAGCCTGGAAACTAAGGGTGGCCGATAGTACCCAGGCTTTTGAATTGAGCAGTGAAGCCCTGCGCCTTTCCGAAAAAATTCAATACCAAAAAGGTAAAGCCGAAGGTCTGCGCACCTTCGGCTTTTGCCATATTCGGATTGCCCAATATCAGGAGGCATTGTCGCTACTGAATCAGGCCTACCAATTGTTTGTATCCTTCAAGGACATCCGCAATCAAGCCGTCATTCATGAATATTACGGCATCATTTACCGCAGTTTTGGCAACTATGCCGCTTCGCTGGAAGAGTTGTACAAGGCACTTACCCTGAGTCGGGAAGCCAATTTTCAGGAAGAAGAAACCCTGAGCCTTTACCACCTGAGCATTACCTATAAATACCTTGGCGACTTGAACAACGCCCTCGAGCACGCCCTGCAAGGGCTGCCCATTGCCCGAGCCATCCAGGAAATCATGCCCGAATCGTATCACTTGAACTGTATCGGCGGGGTTTATGCCGAAATGGGGCGTTTTGAGGAAGCGCTGGATTATTATCAACAAAGTTTGGTTCTTCGCCAAACCATTGGCGACCTATGGGGGGTAGCGGGTTGTTACGACAACCTGGGCAACATTTACCTCCAGCAAGGAAAGTACCAGGAAGCGCTGGATCATTGCCTGCAAAGTTTGGCCATTACTGAAAAAACGGGTGACCAAAAAGGTCGGGGCAACACCTTGTTCAATACGGGGCGAATCTACGCGGAATGGCAAGACTATGCCAACGCGCTCCACTACCTGCAACGCAGTTTACAGATCCGGGAAGCGGTGGGCGACAAAAAGGGTCGTGCGGAGATTTATTGTTTCCTCGGGGCCTTGTACGAAGGAAGTGCTTTTGCCCAGGCCAATCTTCAGCAGTCGCTCGAATGCCTCCAGCAAGCGCTGACCCTGGCCGAAGAAATACAAGCCAAGGATATTTTGTACAAAATTCACCACAATTTATCCAAAACGTACAAACACGCTGGCGACCTCGCGCTGGCCTTACTTCATTATGAAAAATACGCCGAACTCGAAAAAGAGGTGAACAACGAAACCGTTCAGCAACGCATACTCAACATGCAGATTACCCACCAGGTGGCACAATCGCAAAAAGAATCGGAAATATTTCGGCTCAAAAATGTGGAATTGGCCCAACTGGTGGAAGAAGTCAACCAACAAAAGGCACAAATTGAACAGGCCCTGGAACACCTCAAAGCCACCCAGGCCCAACTCATTCAATCCGAAAAACTGGCCTCCCTCGGCGAACTCACCGCGGGCATCGCCCACGAGATTCAAAACCCCTTGAACTTCGTCAACAACTTCTCGGAATTAAACACCGAGCTGATCGATGAATTGACCGAGGAGCTTGAACAGGGCAACAAGGACGACGCCATCACCATTGCCAAAAACATCAAAGGCAACGAACAAAAGATCGCCCATCACGGTCAACGCGCCTCCTCCATCGTCAAAGGGATGCTTGAACACTCGCGGACGAACACAGGGGTAAAAGAACCCACCGACCTCAACGCTCTCGCGGATGAATACCTGCGTTTGGCGTATCACGGCCTGCGCGCGAAGGACAACAGCTTTAACGCGACGATGGAAACGCATTTTGATCCAGATTTACCGCTGGTTTCGGTAATTCCGCAAGACATTGGGCGGGTGCTGTTGAATTTGATTAACAATGCGTTTTATGCGGTTGCTGAGCGAAGCCGAAGCACGGTGCAACAGCGGGCGAGTGTCGGTGTGACTTCGAGTCACGCCGACACTATGTACCAACCAACTATCACCGTTTCTACCCAAAAAATTGATCGTCAAATCCTGATTAAGGTAAAGGACAATGGTAACGGTATCCCCGAAGCCATCAAAGACAAAATCTTTCAGCCGTTTTTTACCACCAAACCGACCGGGCAGGGCACGGGTTTGGGGCTTTCTCTTTCCTATGATATTGTGGTGAAGGGGCATGGGGGGACGCTGGAAGTGGAGTCAGCTCAAAGCCAAAGCACTGAATTTTTGATAAAATTTCCAATTTAG